From Triticum aestivum cultivar Chinese Spring chromosome 4A, IWGSC CS RefSeq v2.1, whole genome shotgun sequence, a single genomic window includes:
- the LOC123082952 gene encoding sphinganine C4-monooxygenase 1-like — protein MELVFSDEALAIVVPIAAYWVYSGMYMALGRSMDQYRLHPRDEERSKNLVPKRDVVKVVLLQQLLQAAVAATVFTVLGGEIPAAGESRQRTTWAICLTVALQIAVGMAVLDGWQYAWHRYMHRNKFLYRHVHSWHHRLVVPYAFGAQYNHPVEGLLLDTVGGALAFLASGMSPRVSIFFFTLCTIKGVDDHCGLWLPGNVFRLCFWNNTAYHDVHHQPRAGRYNFSQPFFVTWDKVFGTHMPYVVEHRPQGGLHVRPMEALS, from the exons ATGGAGCTCGTATTCTCTGATGAAGCCCTGGCCATTGTCGTCCCCATAGCTGCCTACTGGGTCTACTCCGGCATGTACATGGCGCTTGGACGGTCCATGGACCAGTACAGGCTACACCCAAGGGACGAGGAGCGCAGCAAGAACCTCGTGCCCAAGCGCGACGTCGTCAAGGTCGTCCTCCTCCAGCAGCTCCTgcaggccgccgtcgccgccaccgtttTCACGGTA CTGGGAGGCGAAATCCCCGCCGCCGGCGAATCACGGCAGCGGACGACCTGGGCCATCTGCCTGACGGTGGCGCTGCAGATCGCTGTGGGCATGGCCGTGCTGGACGGGTGGCAGTACGCGTGGCACCGGTACATGCACCGCAACAAGTTCCTGTACCGGCACGTCCACTCGTGGCACCACCGCCTCGTCGTGCCCTACGCCTTCGGCGCGCAGTACAACCACCCCGTGGAGGGCCTCCTCCTGGACACCGTCGGCGGTGCGCTCGCCTTCCTCGCCTCCGGCATGTCGCCCCGcgtctccatcttcttcttcacgcTCTGCACCATCAAGGGCGTCGACGACCACTGTGGCCTGTGGCTGCCGGGGAACGTGTTCCGCCTCTGCTTCTGGAACAACACGGCGTACCACGACGTCCACCATCAGCCGCGCGCCGGCAGATACAACTTCTCGCAGCCCTTCTTTGTGACGTGGGACAAGGTGTTTGGGACGCACATGCCCTACGTCGTCGAGCACAGGCCCCAAGGAGGGCTCCACGTTCGGCCCATGGAAGCCCTTAGCTAA